The Blautia pseudococcoides genome segment ATCTGCACGAAAACACAGCCGCCCAGTACCATTATCAGGTTGCTGCCATTTACTGCATACATCAGATACCGGAGGTGGCTATGGAACGCTTAAAAAAGTTTGCAGCCATCACAGGATCCCTTCTGAGCCGTGACAGGATTTATTTAGGAGGGGACAGTTATTTCAATTCTATTGATGATTATTTTGAGAACATGGATTTGGGAGGAAACTTAGTCCGTGATAAAAAAGTCATCTTGGGCAGCGTAGTTCAGGCATTAGAAAATCCTGTATTTGAAATACTGAAAGACAATGAAGACTTACAGAAAATGAAAAAGATGTTTCAAGCGAAAGGAGAATCCCTATGATATTTTCAGACCTTTTACCGTTTCTCATTCCATTAGTCATTGTACAATTTCTTCTGCTTTTTATCACCCTGCGGCACGTTCTCACCCATAAAAATTATAAGAGGGGCTCACGGGCCCTGTGGCTGGTGGTTGTCATTATCGGAATGGAATTTATCGGTCCGGTACTGTACCTTCTCCTGGGAAGGGAGGACAGTTGAATGAATATGCTGACCCTCTCCCATGTATCAAAATCGTTTGGGAGCAAAAAAATCATAGATGATTTAAGTTTCACGGTACCGGAGCACTCCATTTATGGATTTATCGGGCAAAACGGAGCCGGGAAAACCACCACTATGAAAATAATCCTGGGGCTTCTGCCGGCGGACGGCGGGAAGATCACAGTCAACGGGGAAGCGGTCCGCTATGGCCAGAACAGAACCAACCGCTTTATAGGCTACCTGCCCGATGTCCCTGAATTTTACGGATATATGACACCGTCTGAATACCTCAAACTGTGCGGTGAGATCACAGGAA includes the following:
- a CDS encoding PLDc N-terminal domain-containing protein, encoding MIFSDLLPFLIPLVIVQFLLLFITLRHVLTHKNYKRGSRALWLVVVIIGMEFIGPVLYLLLGREDS